One genomic region from Phocoena sinus isolate mPhoSin1 chromosome 3, mPhoSin1.pri, whole genome shotgun sequence encodes:
- the KHSRP gene encoding far upstream element-binding protein 2 isoform X1, whose translation MSDYSTGGPPPGPPPPAGGGGGSGGAGGAGGGPPPGPPGAGDRGGGGPGGGGPGGGSAGGPSQPPGGGGPGIRKDAFADAVQRARQIAAKIGGDAATTVNNSTPDFGFGGQKRQLEDGDQPESKKLASQGDSISSQLGPIHPPPRTSMTEEYRVPDGMVGLIIGRGGEQINKIQQDSGCKVQISPDSGGLPERSVSLTGAPESVQKAKMMLDDIVSRGRGGPPGQFHDNANGGQNGTVQEIMIPAGKAGLVIGKGGETIKQLQERAGVKMILIQDGSQNTNVDKPLRIIGDPYKVQQACEMVMDILRERDQGGFGDRNEYGSRIGGGIDVPVPRHSVGVVIGRSGEMIKKIQNDAGVRIQFKQDDGTGPEKIAHIMGPPDRCEHAARIINDLLQSLRSGPPGPPGGPGMPPGGRGRGRGQGNWGPPGGEMTFSIPTHKCGLVIGRGGENVKAINQQTGAFVEISRQLPPNGDPNFKLFIIRGSPQQIDHAKQLIEEKIEGPLCPVGPGPGGPGPAGPMGPFNPGPFNQGPPGAPPHAGGPPPHQYPPQGWGNTYPQWQPPAPHDPNKAAAAAADPNAAWAAYYSHYYQQPPGPVPGPAPAPAAPPTQGEPPQPPPAGQSDYTKAWEEYYKKIGQQPQQPGAPPQQDYTKAWEEYYKKQAQVATGGGPGAPPGSQPDYSAAWAEYYRQQAAYYGQTPGPGGPQPPPTQQGQQQASGNCHPPPPPFSFQPPATVHPALVGSAGNPFPCGVCP comes from the exons ATGTCGGACTACAGCACGGGAGGACCCCCGCCCGGGCCGCCGCCACccgccggcgggggcgggggctccGGAGGAGCCGGGGGTGCCGGGGGAGGCCCGCCGCCGGGCCCGCCGGGCGCGGGGGACCGGGGCGGCGGCGGTCCAGGCGGCGGCGGCCCGGGCGGAGGGTCAGCCGGGGGCCCCTCGCAGCCGCCCGGCGGGGGTGGCCCGGGAATCCGCAAGGACGCCTTCGCAGACGCAGTGCAGCGGGCCCGCCAG ATCGCAGCCAAAATTGGAGGTGATGCCGCTACAACAGTGAATAACAGCACTCCTGATTTTGGTTTTGGAGGCCAAAAGAGACAGTTAGAAGATGGAG ACCAACCGGAGAGCAAGAAACTGGCTTCCCAGGGAGACT CCATCAGTTCTCAGCTCGGACCCATCCATCCTCCCCCCAG GACTTCAATGACAGAAGAGTACAGAGTCCCAGATGGCATGGTGGGACTAA TCATTGGCAGAGGAGGCGAACAGATTAACAAAATCCAGCAGGATTCGGGCTGCAAAGTGCAGATCTCTCCAG aCAGCGGTGGCCTACCCGAGCGCAGCGTGTCCTTGACAGGAGCCCCGGAGTCTGTGCA GAAAGCGAAGATGATGCTGGATGACATCGTCTCTCGGGGTCGTGGGGGCCCCCCAGGACAGTTCCACGACAACGCCAACGGGGGCCAGAACGGCACAGTGCAGGAGATCATGATCCCCGCGGGGAAGGCCGGCCTGGTTATCGGCAAAGGTGGAGAGACGATCAAGCAGCTGCAG GAACGGGCTGGAGTGAAGATGATTTTAATCCAAGATGGATCCCAGAACACAAACGTGGACAAACCGCTCCGGATCATTGGAGACCCTTACAAAGTACAG CAAGCCTGTGAGATGGTGATGGACATTCTTCGGGAGCGTGACCAGGGTGGCTTCGGGGACCGGAATGAGTATGGATCCCGGATCGGCGGGGGCATCGAT GTGCCAGTGCCCAGGCATTCTGTGGGGGTGGTCATCGGCCGGAGTGGAGAGATGATCAAGAAGATCCAGAATGATGCTGGTGTTCGGATACAGTTTAAACAAG ATGATGGGACGGGTCCTGAGAAGATAGCTCACATAATGGGGCCCCCAGACCGGTGTGAGCACGCCGCGAGGATCATCAATGATCTCCTCCAGAGCCTCAGG agTGGTCCCCCGGGCCCTCCAGGGGGTCCTGGCATGCCCCCAGGGGGCCGAGGTCGAGGAAGAGGCCAAGGCAACTGGGGCCCTCCCGGTGGGGAGATGACCTTCTCCATTCCCACTCACAAGTGTGGGCTGGTCATCGGCCGAG GTGGCGAGAACGTGAAAGCCATAAACCAGCAGACGGGCGCCTTTGTAGAGATCTCCCGGCAGCTGCCACCCAACGGGGACCCCAACTTCAAATTGTTCATCATCCGGGGCTCGCCCCAGCAGATCGACCACGCCAAGCAGCTCATCGAGGAGAAGATcgag GGTCCCCTCTGCCCAGTGGGACCAGGCCCCGGGGGCCCAGGCCCTGCCGGCCCCATGGGACCCTTCAACCCCGGGCCCTTCAATCAGGGGCCACCCGGGGCTCCCCCTCA TGCTGGAGGGCCCCCTCCTCACCAGTAcccaccccagggctggggcaaTACCTACCCTCAGTGGCAGCCGCCTGCTCCTCACGACCCGA ATAAAGCCGCAGCTGCCGCCGCAGACCCCAACGCCGCCTGGGCCGCCTACTACTCACACTACTACCAGCAGCCCCCAGGCCCCGTGCCAGGCCCAGCACCGGCCCCCGCGGCCCCGCCCACCCAGGGCGAGCCCCCTCAGCCTCCACCTGCCGGCCAGTCGGACTACACTAAGGCCTGGGAGGAGTACTACAAGAAGATCG GCCAGCAGCCCCAGCAGCCCGGCGCGCCCCCGCAGCAGGACTACACGAAGGCCTGGGAGGAGTACTACAAGAAACAGG CTCAAGTGGCCACGGGAGGGGGTCCAGGAGCACCCCCAGGCTCCCAGCCAGACTACAGTGCCGCCTGGGCCGAATATTACAGACAGCAAGCCGCTTACTACGGACAGACTCCAGGTCCTGGCggcccccagcctccacccacacAGCAGGGACAGCAGCAGGCAAGTGGGAATtgccaccctcctcctcctcctttctccttccaacCCCCGGCTACCGTCCATCCTGCCTTAGTGGGTAGCGCCGGAAATCCCTTCCCCTGCGGGGTGTGTCCTTGA
- the KHSRP gene encoding far upstream element-binding protein 2 isoform X3, translated as MSDYSTGGSAGGPSQPPGGGGPGIRKDAFADAVQRARQIAAKIGGDAATTVNNSTPDFGFGGQKRQLEDGDQPESKKLASQGDSISSQLGPIHPPPRTSMTEEYRVPDGMVGLIIGRGGEQINKIQQDSGCKVQISPDSGGLPERSVSLTGAPESVQKAKMMLDDIVSRGRGGPPGQFHDNANGGQNGTVQEIMIPAGKAGLVIGKGGETIKQLQERAGVKMILIQDGSQNTNVDKPLRIIGDPYKVQQACEMVMDILRERDQGGFGDRNEYGSRIGGGIDVPVPRHSVGVVIGRSGEMIKKIQNDAGVRIQFKQDDGTGPEKIAHIMGPPDRCEHAARIINDLLQSLRSGPPGPPGGPGMPPGGRGRGRGQGNWGPPGGEMTFSIPTHKCGLVIGRGGENVKAINQQTGAFVEISRQLPPNGDPNFKLFIIRGSPQQIDHAKQLIEEKIEGPLCPVGPGPGGPGPAGPMGPFNPGPFNQGPPGAPPHAGGPPPHQYPPQGWGNTYPQWQPPAPHDPNKAAAAAADPNAAWAAYYSHYYQQPPGPVPGPAPAPAAPPTQGEPPQPPPAGQSDYTKAWEEYYKKIGQQPQQPGAPPQQDYTKAWEEYYKKQAQVATGGGPGAPPGSQPDYSAAWAEYYRQQAAYYGQTPGPGGPQPPPTQQGQQQASGNCHPPPPPFSFQPPATVHPALVGSAGNPFPCGVCP; from the exons ATGTCGGACTACAGCACGGGAG GGTCAGCCGGGGGCCCCTCGCAGCCGCCCGGCGGGGGTGGCCCGGGAATCCGCAAGGACGCCTTCGCAGACGCAGTGCAGCGGGCCCGCCAG ATCGCAGCCAAAATTGGAGGTGATGCCGCTACAACAGTGAATAACAGCACTCCTGATTTTGGTTTTGGAGGCCAAAAGAGACAGTTAGAAGATGGAG ACCAACCGGAGAGCAAGAAACTGGCTTCCCAGGGAGACT CCATCAGTTCTCAGCTCGGACCCATCCATCCTCCCCCCAG GACTTCAATGACAGAAGAGTACAGAGTCCCAGATGGCATGGTGGGACTAA TCATTGGCAGAGGAGGCGAACAGATTAACAAAATCCAGCAGGATTCGGGCTGCAAAGTGCAGATCTCTCCAG aCAGCGGTGGCCTACCCGAGCGCAGCGTGTCCTTGACAGGAGCCCCGGAGTCTGTGCA GAAAGCGAAGATGATGCTGGATGACATCGTCTCTCGGGGTCGTGGGGGCCCCCCAGGACAGTTCCACGACAACGCCAACGGGGGCCAGAACGGCACAGTGCAGGAGATCATGATCCCCGCGGGGAAGGCCGGCCTGGTTATCGGCAAAGGTGGAGAGACGATCAAGCAGCTGCAG GAACGGGCTGGAGTGAAGATGATTTTAATCCAAGATGGATCCCAGAACACAAACGTGGACAAACCGCTCCGGATCATTGGAGACCCTTACAAAGTACAG CAAGCCTGTGAGATGGTGATGGACATTCTTCGGGAGCGTGACCAGGGTGGCTTCGGGGACCGGAATGAGTATGGATCCCGGATCGGCGGGGGCATCGAT GTGCCAGTGCCCAGGCATTCTGTGGGGGTGGTCATCGGCCGGAGTGGAGAGATGATCAAGAAGATCCAGAATGATGCTGGTGTTCGGATACAGTTTAAACAAG ATGATGGGACGGGTCCTGAGAAGATAGCTCACATAATGGGGCCCCCAGACCGGTGTGAGCACGCCGCGAGGATCATCAATGATCTCCTCCAGAGCCTCAGG agTGGTCCCCCGGGCCCTCCAGGGGGTCCTGGCATGCCCCCAGGGGGCCGAGGTCGAGGAAGAGGCCAAGGCAACTGGGGCCCTCCCGGTGGGGAGATGACCTTCTCCATTCCCACTCACAAGTGTGGGCTGGTCATCGGCCGAG GTGGCGAGAACGTGAAAGCCATAAACCAGCAGACGGGCGCCTTTGTAGAGATCTCCCGGCAGCTGCCACCCAACGGGGACCCCAACTTCAAATTGTTCATCATCCGGGGCTCGCCCCAGCAGATCGACCACGCCAAGCAGCTCATCGAGGAGAAGATcgag GGTCCCCTCTGCCCAGTGGGACCAGGCCCCGGGGGCCCAGGCCCTGCCGGCCCCATGGGACCCTTCAACCCCGGGCCCTTCAATCAGGGGCCACCCGGGGCTCCCCCTCA TGCTGGAGGGCCCCCTCCTCACCAGTAcccaccccagggctggggcaaTACCTACCCTCAGTGGCAGCCGCCTGCTCCTCACGACCCGA ATAAAGCCGCAGCTGCCGCCGCAGACCCCAACGCCGCCTGGGCCGCCTACTACTCACACTACTACCAGCAGCCCCCAGGCCCCGTGCCAGGCCCAGCACCGGCCCCCGCGGCCCCGCCCACCCAGGGCGAGCCCCCTCAGCCTCCACCTGCCGGCCAGTCGGACTACACTAAGGCCTGGGAGGAGTACTACAAGAAGATCG GCCAGCAGCCCCAGCAGCCCGGCGCGCCCCCGCAGCAGGACTACACGAAGGCCTGGGAGGAGTACTACAAGAAACAGG CTCAAGTGGCCACGGGAGGGGGTCCAGGAGCACCCCCAGGCTCCCAGCCAGACTACAGTGCCGCCTGGGCCGAATATTACAGACAGCAAGCCGCTTACTACGGACAGACTCCAGGTCCTGGCggcccccagcctccacccacacAGCAGGGACAGCAGCAGGCAAGTGGGAATtgccaccctcctcctcctcctttctccttccaacCCCCGGCTACCGTCCATCCTGCCTTAGTGGGTAGCGCCGGAAATCCCTTCCCCTGCGGGGTGTGTCCTTGA
- the KHSRP gene encoding far upstream element-binding protein 2 isoform X2, giving the protein MSDYSTGGPPPGPPPPAGGGGGSGGAGGAGGGPPPGPPGAGDRGGGGPGGGGPGGGSAGGPSQPPGGGGPGIRKDAFADAVQRARQIAAKIGGDAATTVNNSTPDFGFGGQKRQLEDGDQPESKKLASQGDSISSQLGPIHPPPRTSMTEEYRVPDGMVGLIIGRGGEQINKIQQDSGCKVQISPDSGGLPERSVSLTGAPESVQKAKMMLDDIVSRGRGGPPGQFHDNANGGQNGTVQEIMIPAGKAGLVIGKGGETIKQLQERAGVKMILIQDGSQNTNVDKPLRIIGDPYKVQQACEMVMDILRERDQGGFGDRNEYGSRIGGGIDVPVPRHSVGVVIGRSGEMIKKIQNDAGVRIQFKQDDGTGPEKIAHIMGPPDRCEHAARIINDLLQSLRSGPPGPPGGPGMPPGGRGRGRGQGNWGPPGGEMTFSIPTHKCGLVIGRGGENVKAINQQTGAFVEISRQLPPNGDPNFKLFIIRGSPQQIDHAKQLIEEKIEGPLCPVGPGPGGPGPAGPMGPFNPGPFNQGPPGAPPHAGGPPPHQYPPQGWGNTYPQWQPPAPHDPNKAAAAAADPNAAWAAYYSHYYQQPPGPVPGPAPAPAAPPTQGEPPQPPPAGQSDYTKAWEEYYKKIGQQPQQPGAPPQQDYTKAWEEYYKKQAQVATGGGPGAPPGSQPDYSAAWAEYYRQQAAYYGQTPGPGGPQPPPTQQGQQQAQ; this is encoded by the exons ATGTCGGACTACAGCACGGGAGGACCCCCGCCCGGGCCGCCGCCACccgccggcgggggcgggggctccGGAGGAGCCGGGGGTGCCGGGGGAGGCCCGCCGCCGGGCCCGCCGGGCGCGGGGGACCGGGGCGGCGGCGGTCCAGGCGGCGGCGGCCCGGGCGGAGGGTCAGCCGGGGGCCCCTCGCAGCCGCCCGGCGGGGGTGGCCCGGGAATCCGCAAGGACGCCTTCGCAGACGCAGTGCAGCGGGCCCGCCAG ATCGCAGCCAAAATTGGAGGTGATGCCGCTACAACAGTGAATAACAGCACTCCTGATTTTGGTTTTGGAGGCCAAAAGAGACAGTTAGAAGATGGAG ACCAACCGGAGAGCAAGAAACTGGCTTCCCAGGGAGACT CCATCAGTTCTCAGCTCGGACCCATCCATCCTCCCCCCAG GACTTCAATGACAGAAGAGTACAGAGTCCCAGATGGCATGGTGGGACTAA TCATTGGCAGAGGAGGCGAACAGATTAACAAAATCCAGCAGGATTCGGGCTGCAAAGTGCAGATCTCTCCAG aCAGCGGTGGCCTACCCGAGCGCAGCGTGTCCTTGACAGGAGCCCCGGAGTCTGTGCA GAAAGCGAAGATGATGCTGGATGACATCGTCTCTCGGGGTCGTGGGGGCCCCCCAGGACAGTTCCACGACAACGCCAACGGGGGCCAGAACGGCACAGTGCAGGAGATCATGATCCCCGCGGGGAAGGCCGGCCTGGTTATCGGCAAAGGTGGAGAGACGATCAAGCAGCTGCAG GAACGGGCTGGAGTGAAGATGATTTTAATCCAAGATGGATCCCAGAACACAAACGTGGACAAACCGCTCCGGATCATTGGAGACCCTTACAAAGTACAG CAAGCCTGTGAGATGGTGATGGACATTCTTCGGGAGCGTGACCAGGGTGGCTTCGGGGACCGGAATGAGTATGGATCCCGGATCGGCGGGGGCATCGAT GTGCCAGTGCCCAGGCATTCTGTGGGGGTGGTCATCGGCCGGAGTGGAGAGATGATCAAGAAGATCCAGAATGATGCTGGTGTTCGGATACAGTTTAAACAAG ATGATGGGACGGGTCCTGAGAAGATAGCTCACATAATGGGGCCCCCAGACCGGTGTGAGCACGCCGCGAGGATCATCAATGATCTCCTCCAGAGCCTCAGG agTGGTCCCCCGGGCCCTCCAGGGGGTCCTGGCATGCCCCCAGGGGGCCGAGGTCGAGGAAGAGGCCAAGGCAACTGGGGCCCTCCCGGTGGGGAGATGACCTTCTCCATTCCCACTCACAAGTGTGGGCTGGTCATCGGCCGAG GTGGCGAGAACGTGAAAGCCATAAACCAGCAGACGGGCGCCTTTGTAGAGATCTCCCGGCAGCTGCCACCCAACGGGGACCCCAACTTCAAATTGTTCATCATCCGGGGCTCGCCCCAGCAGATCGACCACGCCAAGCAGCTCATCGAGGAGAAGATcgag GGTCCCCTCTGCCCAGTGGGACCAGGCCCCGGGGGCCCAGGCCCTGCCGGCCCCATGGGACCCTTCAACCCCGGGCCCTTCAATCAGGGGCCACCCGGGGCTCCCCCTCA TGCTGGAGGGCCCCCTCCTCACCAGTAcccaccccagggctggggcaaTACCTACCCTCAGTGGCAGCCGCCTGCTCCTCACGACCCGA ATAAAGCCGCAGCTGCCGCCGCAGACCCCAACGCCGCCTGGGCCGCCTACTACTCACACTACTACCAGCAGCCCCCAGGCCCCGTGCCAGGCCCAGCACCGGCCCCCGCGGCCCCGCCCACCCAGGGCGAGCCCCCTCAGCCTCCACCTGCCGGCCAGTCGGACTACACTAAGGCCTGGGAGGAGTACTACAAGAAGATCG GCCAGCAGCCCCAGCAGCCCGGCGCGCCCCCGCAGCAGGACTACACGAAGGCCTGGGAGGAGTACTACAAGAAACAGG CTCAAGTGGCCACGGGAGGGGGTCCAGGAGCACCCCCAGGCTCCCAGCCAGACTACAGTGCCGCCTGGGCCGAATATTACAGACAGCAAGCCGCTTACTACGGACAGACTCCAGGTCCTGGCggcccccagcctccacccacacAGCAGGGACAGCAGCAG GCTCAATGA